One genomic window of Sardina pilchardus chromosome 15, fSarPil1.1, whole genome shotgun sequence includes the following:
- the si:ch73-61d6.3 gene encoding occludin, with the protein MFEKDNYDSPPMYSPPYSPTNGYGPPASFHASRTELDAYPAPPGSYYVEDHKPLLFYKLFSPPGIVKAMEGLIVVLCLGIFACVASTLVWDMSYSGYGMGGYGSGGMGYGGGGYGYGSGYGGYGSGGYGSGYGYYSSYPTPYSAKTSMIAMAAINFIAALGIFVACFSKSGTFRSRRFYLAVLVASAILAFLQGIINIVYIVGVNPMAQSSSSMYLNPMLMMCQNLYSTGVSSMGGVGGFPMYNQYLYHYCYVDPQEAVAMVCGFLVVIALVVIAVFSHKTRSKIWRYGKPNIYWDEPLTRGPEGRDVEDWVNNVQDTQSVQDAPTVVISEKAAPLLSKANSIPSTPPKDESMFSTDTYDHSGYFDRSVSRPSEHLSHGGEVSSSPSEGTGGVRKPSANRAKRNRRNTDFDESQYETEYTTGGETSEMDQDMWQSMYPPITSASQRHEYKREFDADLKHYKNLCAEMDDINDQLNKLSRELDTLDEGTGKYQAVAEEYNHLKDMKRMPEYQSKKHQCRKLRQKLFHVKRMVKNYDRNQP; encoded by the exons ATGTTTGAGAAGGACAACTACGACAGCCCCCCCATGTACAGCCCGCCGTACAGCCCCACCAACGGCTACGGGCCGCCGGCGAGTTTCCACGCCTCGAGGACCGAGCTGGACGCCTACCCAGCTCCCCCGGGATCGTACTACGTGGAGGACCACAAGCCCCTGCTCTTCTACAAGCTGTTCTCCCCTCCGGGCATCGTCAAGGCCATGGAGGGCCTCATCGTGGTGCTGTGCCTGGGCATCTTCGCCTGCGTGGCCTCCACGCTCGTCTGGGACATGAGCTACAGCGGCTACGGGATGGGGGGCTACGGTTCGGGAGGGATGGGCTACGGCGGCGGCGGTTACGGCTACGGCAGCGGCTACGGAGGTTACGGGAGCGGCGGCTACGGGAGCGGCTACGGCTACTACAGCTCCTACCCGACGCCGTACTCGGCCAAGACCAGCATGATCGCCATGGCGGCCATCAACTTCATCGCCGCGCTGGGCATTTTCGTGGCCTGCTTCTCGAAGAGCGGCACCTTCCGCAGCCGCAGGTTCTACCTGGCGGTGCTGGTGGCCAGTGCCATCCTGGCCTTCCTGCAGGGCATCATCAACATCGTCTACATCGTGGGGGTCAACCCCATGGCCCAGAGCTCGTCCAGCATGTACCTCAACCCCATGCTGATGATGTGCCAGAACCTGTACAGCACCGGGGTGTCCAGTATGGGTGGCGTAGGAGGCTTCCCCATGTACAACCAGTACCTGTACCACTACTGCTATGTAGACCCACAGGAG GCTGTGGCAATGGTGTGTGGCTTCTTAGTTGTCATTGCGCTGGTGGTGATCGCTGTGTTTTCCCACAAAACACGCAGCAAGATTTGGCGCTATGGCAAGCCCAACATCTACTGGGACGAGCCACTGACCCGAGGACCAGAGGGCAGAGATGTGGAGGACTGG GTGAACAATGTTCAGGACACGCAGAGTGTGCAAGACGCGCCCACGGTGGTGATTTCAGAGAAAGCTGCACCTCTTCTGAGCAAAGCAAACAgcatcccctccacccctcccaaaGATGAGAGCATGTTCAGCACCGACACATACGACCACAGTGG GTATTTTGACCGTTCTGTCAGCCGTCCATCAGAACACCTGTCCCACGGCGGCGAGGTCAGCTCCAGCCCCTCAGAGGGGACCGGAGGGGTTCGCAAACCATCCGCCAACCGGGCCAAGAGGAACCGCCGCAACACGGACTTTGACGAGTCTCAGTATGAGACCGAGTACACAACAGGGGGCGAGACCAGCGAGATGGACCAGGACATGTGGCAGAG CATGTACCCCCCGATCACTTCGGCCTCTCAGCGCCACGAGTACAAGAGGGAGTTCGACGCCGACCTGAAGCACTACAAGAACCTGTGCGCCGAGATGGACGACATTAATGACCAGCTGAACAAGCTGAGCCGTGAGCTGGACACTCTTGATGAGGGTACCGGCAAGTACCAG